Proteins encoded within one genomic window of Kibdelosporangium phytohabitans:
- a CDS encoding DUF4097 family beta strand repeat-containing protein, which translates to MPTFATPEPITATLTTGGARVRITAGERPDTVVQVEPVDSANKSDVKVAEHTKVDFTAGELSIKTNKAGDRNGSVAITVELPAGSTLVLHTAWTDVHADGRLGDCELNIASGQVHLDRIAALRATLATGEVEIGHVAGAARIEGGTAGVRIAEAVGTVRYEGSTGKVWIGHASSDVALNGSGGSFDIDRADGSVIAKGSGCPIRVGRITRGQAELMNASGGIDIGISEGTAAWVDAKSTKGSVHSSLPAQDNPDEFGNKVKIYARTRLDNIVIHRADV; encoded by the coding sequence ATGCCCACATTCGCCACACCCGAACCGATCACGGCCACCTTGACCACCGGTGGTGCCAGGGTGCGCATCACCGCCGGCGAACGGCCGGACACGGTCGTCCAGGTCGAACCGGTCGACAGCGCGAACAAGTCGGACGTGAAGGTGGCCGAGCACACCAAGGTCGACTTCACCGCGGGCGAGCTGTCGATCAAGACGAACAAGGCGGGGGACAGGAACGGTTCGGTCGCCATCACCGTCGAACTGCCTGCCGGCTCCACGCTCGTCCTGCACACGGCGTGGACGGACGTGCACGCAGACGGCCGGCTCGGCGACTGCGAGCTGAACATCGCGTCGGGACAGGTCCACCTCGACCGCATCGCCGCGCTGCGCGCGACCCTCGCCACCGGTGAGGTCGAGATCGGGCACGTCGCGGGCGCCGCGCGCATCGAAGGCGGCACGGCCGGGGTGCGGATCGCCGAGGCCGTGGGCACCGTCAGGTACGAGGGGTCGACCGGCAAGGTCTGGATCGGGCACGCCTCGTCCGATGTGGCCCTCAACGGCTCCGGCGGCAGCTTCGACATCGACCGCGCCGACGGCAGCGTGATCGCCAAGGGCAGCGGCTGCCCGATCCGCGTCGGCCGGATCACCCGCGGCCAGGCCGAGCTGATGAACGCTTCCGGCGGCATCGACATCGGCATCAGCGAGGGCACCGCGGCCTGGGTGGACGCCAAGAGCACCAAGGGGTCCGTGCACAGTTCCCTGCCCGCCCAGGACAACCCCGACGAGTTCGGCAACAAGGTCAAGATCTACGCCCGGACACGGCTCGACAACATCGTCATCCACCGCGCGGACGTCTGA
- a CDS encoding ATP-binding cassette domain-containing protein: MATIRSPTPSAKRAWDELEQAARAARLDEVIERLPDGWNTRVGEAGARLSGGERQRVAIARAMLKRARIVLVDEASSALDPENEAAITQAIANLGDDPSRTVIVIAHRPATLAAADYVVSLDNGRVVENGTPAELLRTGGAFSRIRKQYEQARHWRIANAAL, encoded by the coding sequence TTGGCCACGATCCGTTCGCCGACGCCGAGCGCGAAGAGGGCTTGGGACGAGTTGGAGCAGGCGGCCAGGGCGGCGCGACTCGACGAGGTGATCGAGCGCTTGCCCGACGGCTGGAACACGCGCGTCGGCGAGGCAGGCGCCCGGCTGTCCGGTGGTGAACGCCAGCGCGTGGCGATCGCACGGGCGATGCTCAAGCGGGCGCGGATCGTGCTCGTCGACGAAGCCAGCTCCGCGCTCGACCCGGAGAACGAGGCCGCGATCACCCAGGCCATCGCCAACCTCGGCGACGACCCCAGCCGCACGGTGATCGTGATCGCGCACCGCCCGGCCACCCTGGCCGCGGCGGACTACGTGGTCTCGCTCGACAACGGTCGCGTCGTCGAGAACGGCACCCCCGCGGAGCTTCTGCGCACAGGTGGGGCGTTCTCCCGTATCAGAAAGCAGTACGAGCAGGCCCGGCACTGGCGTATCGCCAACGCTGCCCTGTAG
- a CDS encoding cytochrome P450: MGNLVTKLAAAPQAAHAGQPGVHPARAVTGMRPHIEKITGRLLDSVAGTDRFDLVDALAYPLPITVIAELLGLPIEDGPRFRLWGEVLGIAAATTLSPGETADVVAPAVREMNEYLVAHVRRRRRQPTGDVLSRVATAQVDGAPIADGEAVGIIALTLLAGHATTVALIGNAALCFEQSPGTAAAVRADRSLVPAVIEEILRIRSPLCGLTRVTTKDTEIGGHAIPAGALVTTWIGAAGRDPARFPDPGVFDIHRSTAGHIVFGHGVHFCIGAHLARLEADVALNALFDRYQDIRVDADGPVEVDNPVQIVSPKRLPLRVSVRSAGGPGLTRRRLTQCRPCSCGARRLHGMSQRRTSPGRPRTKPAEERRADLLDAAERVFVEKGIDAARLDEITDRADVAIGTLYLHFRSKNDLLAAVRARFNDRLVERQNAVVRAMPADDWIGRVDAWLSDAVRAYVEHAELHDVLYDHTPINAKTTMQVSSENAHMEAFRQLITERPDAPAGAPDPAMAANLIYSAWYGATHALLHHEAVDIDRLANELIADITDLAHRYLRIEDGS; encoded by the coding sequence ATGGGCAACCTCGTCACGAAACTGGCCGCGGCACCGCAAGCTGCGCACGCCGGTCAGCCAGGTGTCCACCCCGCGCGGGCCGTGACGGGGATGCGGCCGCACATCGAGAAGATCACCGGCCGGCTGCTGGACTCCGTCGCGGGCACCGACCGGTTCGACCTGGTCGACGCGCTCGCCTATCCCCTGCCGATCACCGTGATCGCCGAACTGCTCGGGTTGCCGATCGAGGACGGACCGCGTTTCCGGCTGTGGGGCGAGGTTCTCGGCATCGCCGCGGCGACCACCTTGTCGCCTGGGGAAACGGCGGACGTGGTCGCGCCCGCCGTGCGTGAGATGAACGAATACCTGGTGGCTCACGTGCGACGGCGCCGCCGGCAGCCGACCGGCGACGTGCTCAGCCGTGTCGCCACCGCGCAGGTCGACGGTGCGCCGATCGCCGACGGCGAGGCTGTCGGCATCATCGCGCTGACGCTGCTCGCCGGGCACGCCACCACTGTGGCCCTGATCGGCAACGCGGCGCTCTGCTTCGAGCAGAGCCCCGGGACCGCGGCCGCTGTGCGGGCGGACCGGTCGCTGGTGCCCGCGGTCATCGAGGAGATCCTGCGGATCCGGTCGCCGCTCTGCGGTCTGACCCGTGTGACCACGAAGGACACTGAGATCGGCGGGCACGCCATCCCCGCGGGGGCGCTGGTGACGACGTGGATCGGCGCCGCCGGCCGGGATCCCGCCAGGTTCCCCGATCCCGGTGTGTTCGACATCCACCGCAGCACCGCCGGGCACATCGTCTTCGGCCACGGCGTGCACTTCTGCATCGGCGCGCACCTGGCGCGCCTGGAAGCCGACGTCGCGCTGAACGCGTTGTTCGACCGCTACCAGGACATCCGGGTGGACGCGGACGGCCCGGTCGAGGTCGACAACCCGGTGCAGATCGTGTCGCCGAAACGACTGCCGCTGCGGGTGTCCGTCCGATCGGCCGGTGGACCCGGGCTCACGCGAAGGAGGCTCACTCAGTGCCGGCCGTGCTCCTGCGGTGCCCGTAGACTGCACGGAATGAGTCAGCGCCGTACCAGCCCGGGCCGCCCGCGAACCAAACCCGCCGAGGAGCGGCGGGCCGACCTGCTCGACGCGGCTGAGCGCGTGTTCGTGGAGAAGGGGATCGACGCCGCCCGGCTCGACGAGATCACCGACCGGGCGGACGTCGCGATCGGCACGTTGTACCTGCATTTCCGCTCCAAGAACGACCTCCTTGCGGCCGTGCGCGCCCGGTTCAACGACCGCCTGGTCGAACGGCAGAACGCCGTCGTGCGGGCGATGCCCGCCGACGACTGGATCGGACGCGTGGACGCGTGGCTCAGCGACGCGGTCCGCGCGTACGTGGAGCACGCCGAACTGCACGACGTGCTCTACGACCACACCCCGATCAACGCCAAGACGACGATGCAGGTCTCGTCGGAGAACGCGCACATGGAGGCGTTCCGGCAACTCATCACCGAGCGCCCGGACGCACCCGCTGGCGCCCCGGACCCGGCGATGGCCGCGAACCTGATCTACAGCGCCTGGTACGGCGCCACGCACGCGCTGCTGCACCACGAAGCCGTGGACATCGACCGGCTGGCAAACGAGCTGATCGCCGACATCACCGACCTCGCCCACCGCTACCTGCGCATCGAGGACGGATCGTGA
- a CDS encoding ATP-binding protein has product MRIVGHQAERREIDRLVTSAADGRGGAVVVAGEAGIGKTTLVGTALGALNGFTLLRAVGTEFEQDLLYAVLHQLCAPLLEYRLKLPIVQQTALEAVFGLGAQTSPDPLMVGASVLGLLREAAAQQPVCCVVDDAQWIDDASRRALVFVARRVAAERIAVVFASREAGCVPGIADLPRLALTGLGDEDARVLMGTAGRTRLDAEVFDRILAEARGNPLALLEFTQHVGPFGEPGPRPSRISVVEALEEQFVRRYRQLPGSTQSLVVLAAAEPVGDIGLLGRAAKQLGLDIGGLALAEGADLLTMGPRLRFRHPLVRSAVYASASPETRRSVHGALAGVTDPDVDSDRRAWHRAHAIVDADEGVAAELARSADRARLRGGFAAAAAFMERAGQLTPDPGDQVGRLLAAARLRLQAGAPAKARALVTQAEQHPMDEQRRVAARLLRARIDYQLVHSPKATATLIDVVSQSAPEQASETYLEAFASFMYNENEPGRLHDLGARIRARLPRDGLVRPVDLLLNALLDQVMLPVDEAVAAMRAAAATCRSADDAAEPWRMNLLCQLAIDLRDDELMEEIADRQVDVARREGILATLPQALRYQSIVRVSTGRFDDAAACLEESRAVDEVAGTVPLVGPQLVLAAFRGDLDRHRELVRLMGHGNRPVEIAGQHYATAVLNNGLGNYDAALDAALAAQRRHQDGLYSIWAVYSELVEAAARSGRGEESAVAMNHLEASARADPVPWAVAEWLQARALLGQEDDCETLYRQAIDHFGRTRISVLHARARLAYGEWLRRENRRADARVELRAAFEMLSRMGANGFAERAARELRAAGEQPLPHDTGSLNQLSVQERLIAGKVASGATNKEVAKMLFLSPRTVDAHLRSVYRKLGITSRRQLREMFP; this is encoded by the coding sequence GTGCGGATCGTGGGCCATCAGGCGGAACGCCGCGAGATCGACCGATTGGTGACGTCGGCGGCCGACGGGCGCGGCGGTGCTGTCGTGGTGGCCGGTGAGGCCGGGATCGGCAAGACCACCCTCGTCGGCACGGCGCTCGGTGCGTTGAACGGCTTCACGCTGTTGCGCGCTGTCGGCACGGAGTTCGAACAGGACTTGCTCTACGCCGTCCTGCACCAGTTGTGCGCCCCGTTGCTGGAGTACCGGCTGAAGCTCCCGATTGTTCAGCAGACGGCGTTGGAGGCGGTGTTCGGCCTCGGTGCCCAGACCTCACCGGACCCGTTGATGGTCGGTGCCAGTGTGCTGGGGTTGCTGCGGGAGGCCGCCGCGCAACAACCGGTCTGCTGTGTGGTGGACGACGCCCAGTGGATCGACGACGCCTCACGGCGGGCGCTCGTCTTCGTGGCACGGCGAGTGGCCGCGGAGCGGATCGCGGTGGTGTTCGCGTCACGCGAAGCCGGTTGCGTGCCCGGTATCGCGGATCTGCCGCGACTGGCTCTCACCGGCCTCGGCGACGAGGACGCCAGGGTGCTGATGGGCACGGCCGGACGCACCCGGCTCGACGCCGAGGTCTTCGACCGGATCCTCGCCGAGGCCCGCGGCAACCCGTTGGCGCTGCTGGAATTCACGCAGCACGTGGGGCCGTTCGGCGAACCCGGTCCCCGGCCGTCCCGGATCAGCGTGGTGGAAGCGCTGGAGGAGCAGTTCGTGCGCCGGTACAGGCAACTGCCCGGGAGCACGCAGTCGCTCGTGGTCCTCGCGGCGGCGGAGCCGGTCGGTGACATCGGGCTGCTCGGCCGCGCGGCGAAGCAGCTCGGGCTGGACATCGGCGGTCTCGCGCTCGCCGAAGGCGCCGATCTGCTCACGATGGGGCCACGGCTGCGTTTCCGCCACCCGCTCGTCCGCTCGGCGGTGTACGCGTCGGCGTCCCCCGAAACGCGCCGGTCCGTGCACGGCGCACTGGCCGGAGTGACCGACCCGGACGTCGACTCCGACCGCCGGGCGTGGCACCGGGCCCACGCGATCGTCGACGCGGACGAGGGTGTCGCGGCCGAGCTCGCCCGATCCGCGGACCGGGCGCGGTTGCGTGGCGGATTCGCGGCAGCGGCGGCGTTCATGGAACGAGCGGGGCAGCTGACGCCCGATCCCGGCGACCAGGTCGGCCGGTTGCTCGCCGCGGCGAGGCTCCGGCTGCAAGCCGGGGCGCCGGCCAAGGCCCGTGCCCTCGTCACCCAGGCGGAGCAGCACCCGATGGACGAGCAGCGGCGGGTGGCGGCACGGCTGTTGCGAGCCCGGATCGACTACCAGCTGGTGCACAGTCCGAAGGCGACCGCCACGCTGATCGACGTGGTCTCCCAGTCAGCTCCCGAGCAGGCGAGCGAGACCTATCTCGAAGCGTTCGCGTCGTTCATGTACAACGAGAACGAACCTGGTCGGCTGCACGACCTCGGCGCCCGGATCCGTGCGCGACTACCACGCGACGGCCTGGTCAGGCCGGTCGACCTGTTGCTCAACGCGTTGCTGGACCAGGTCATGCTGCCCGTCGACGAGGCGGTGGCCGCGATGCGTGCGGCGGCGGCCACGTGCCGGTCGGCGGACGACGCGGCGGAGCCGTGGCGGATGAACCTGCTCTGCCAGCTGGCCATCGACCTGCGTGACGACGAGTTGATGGAGGAGATCGCCGACCGCCAGGTGGACGTGGCGCGCCGCGAAGGCATCCTCGCCACGCTGCCGCAGGCGTTGCGCTACCAGTCGATCGTCCGGGTCTCGACCGGCCGGTTCGACGACGCCGCCGCCTGCCTCGAGGAGTCCCGCGCGGTCGACGAGGTGGCGGGCACAGTCCCGCTCGTGGGCCCGCAGCTCGTTCTCGCCGCCTTCCGCGGTGACCTCGACCGTCACCGCGAACTGGTGAGGCTGATGGGCCACGGCAACAGGCCAGTGGAAATAGCGGGCCAGCACTACGCCACTGCGGTGCTGAACAACGGGCTTGGCAACTACGACGCGGCCCTGGACGCCGCGCTGGCAGCGCAACGCCGCCACCAGGACGGCCTGTACTCGATCTGGGCCGTCTACTCCGAACTCGTCGAAGCCGCCGCGCGCTCCGGCCGCGGCGAGGAATCCGCTGTGGCCATGAACCACCTGGAAGCGTCGGCACGTGCCGACCCCGTCCCGTGGGCCGTCGCCGAATGGCTGCAGGCACGCGCGCTGCTCGGCCAGGAGGACGACTGCGAAACGCTGTACCGGCAGGCAATCGACCACTTCGGCCGAACCAGGATCAGCGTGCTGCACGCCCGTGCCCGGCTGGCGTACGGGGAGTGGCTGCGCCGTGAGAACAGGCGCGCTGACGCGCGGGTCGAGCTGCGTGCGGCTTTCGAGATGCTGTCCCGCATGGGCGCCAACGGTTTCGCCGAGCGCGCGGCCAGGGAACTGCGGGCAGCCGGGGAACAGCCACTCCCGCACGACACCGGTTCGCTGAACCAGCTCTCCGTGCAGGAACGGCTGATCGCCGGGAAAGTCGCTTCGGGGGCGACCAACAAGGAAGTGGCCAAGATGCTCTTCCTCAGCCCGCGCACGGTCGACGCCCACCTGCGGAGCGTGTACCGCAAACTGGGCATCACCTCACGCCGTCAGCTCCGGGAGATGTTCCCCTGA
- a CDS encoding OmpA family protein, whose protein sequence is MTAHTSLAIEFAVAEAADLARAGDHRAALRTLDGLDSGHPAVSDLRARIHAQLGEFAEADAAWRRVLVTDSEHAGAVAGTRLIAQITAGKQRPRPFPAGAVVAAGAAVVVVGAVAAVTVYASTDSAPPAAAPPSSSEPSTPAPRSTRAAETSATDQLRGRLDTLAARLAMPGVHVERRERDITVLFDRGLFLPDGAQLSPAGRRDLTQWGNSLAGQAVRVSVYGHGVVVSGGPTSGGSAVAVSRAAAAANALAAASGLPPTSFTAAAADQSAPPFPGADQDSRARNRTVTVVVSPL, encoded by the coding sequence ATGACGGCGCACACCTCGCTGGCGATCGAGTTCGCCGTGGCCGAAGCAGCCGACCTGGCCAGGGCAGGCGACCACCGGGCAGCGCTGCGCACCCTGGACGGCCTCGACTCCGGACATCCGGCCGTGTCGGACCTGCGGGCACGCATCCACGCGCAGCTCGGCGAGTTCGCCGAAGCGGACGCGGCGTGGCGCCGTGTCCTCGTCACCGACAGCGAGCACGCGGGAGCAGTGGCCGGGACCAGGTTGATCGCCCAGATCACCGCGGGCAAGCAGCGGCCCCGTCCGTTCCCTGCCGGAGCAGTGGTGGCGGCCGGTGCCGCGGTCGTGGTCGTCGGCGCGGTGGCGGCAGTGACCGTCTACGCCTCCACCGACAGCGCACCGCCCGCCGCGGCGCCGCCGTCGTCCTCCGAGCCCTCGACACCTGCGCCACGGAGCACGCGCGCTGCGGAAACGTCGGCCACCGACCAGTTGCGCGGCCGGCTGGACACACTGGCCGCCCGCCTCGCCATGCCCGGCGTACACGTCGAACGGCGGGAACGCGACATCACGGTGCTGTTCGACCGTGGGCTTTTCCTGCCGGACGGGGCCCAACTGTCCCCCGCGGGCCGCCGTGACCTGACGCAGTGGGGCAATTCCCTTGCCGGGCAGGCGGTCCGGGTGAGCGTGTACGGCCACGGCGTGGTGGTCTCCGGCGGCCCCACGTCCGGCGGGTCAGCGGTGGCGGTCTCCCGTGCCGCTGCCGCCGCCAACGCACTGGCGGCTGCGTCCGGGTTGCCGCCGACGTCGTTCACGGCCGCTGCCGCCGACCAGTCGGCTCCCCCGTTCCCCGGCGCGGATCAGGACAGCCGGGCCCGCAACCGCACGGTCACGGTGGTGGTCAGTCCCCTCTGA
- a CDS encoding Hsp70 family protein: protein MRDTIDFGIDLGTTNSAMAVVQDGEVAVVKNNDGWDYTPSAVWIPKPGVMYVGRRARERTERDVDNAHAEFKQEMGLDGVARKFRTAGVSLTPQQLSAEVLKSLRADAAHQFGEAPPAAVITVPAAFRLHQNNATSEAAALAGFGACPLVQEPTAAAFAYGFQNESSQAYWMVFDFGGGTFDAAVVSTHEGELRVLDHAGDPHLGGKLIDWAIVDRVLAPVAAREFGLTGFTRDDPRWVVNFTRLKWAAEEAKISLSRTEKAELLVDIDLEDGQTESLEYALRRDELDRVAEPYYNRAITLCREALTTANLHPSDIDRLLLVGGTTLAPGLRERLADPDSGLGIELDHSQDPSTVVARGAAVFASTVPLDRPKVRPAAGEFGVDLRYPRTTSLTAVTVAGKVEASGAQDLTGYHVLLENSTGRPPFVTGRISLDASGTFVTEVQVNEQTTATFEIRLVGPDGQSAKITPDSISITHWLNEPAGPVLTNSIGLSQADRTFAPILAKGATLPATAREMFHTTVALHRADAAACIRIPIVEGERDRAERNMQVGLIEIRPKDVSIDLPKGSDVEVTIEVDESRRVTVVADVPLVDEQFEAEIDLSNVRPPDVTALQRELREVQQRLDRLRSQVDPGSHRAQNRLDELDSQRSLSLAKTDVRNAATDEGSAAAADARLRDIQAELDEVENDVQLPGRLAELDGAIAQCRELVSRHGDTADRAELADIERRAEQVRREPATAVVDQLMDRVAELETLMMKRDGTLDISIFYWYRANQDVLSQPVKARALIAEGDDAIAERDFRSLPGINQRLRRLLPPEVGDPAQGGVQRRQGTRR, encoded by the coding sequence ATGCGTGACACCATCGATTTCGGCATCGACCTCGGCACGACCAACAGTGCGATGGCCGTCGTACAGGACGGCGAGGTCGCGGTGGTCAAGAACAACGACGGCTGGGACTACACGCCGTCAGCGGTGTGGATCCCCAAACCCGGCGTGATGTACGTCGGTCGCCGTGCGCGTGAACGGACCGAGCGCGACGTGGACAACGCGCACGCCGAGTTCAAACAGGAGATGGGCCTCGACGGCGTGGCCCGCAAGTTCCGCACCGCCGGGGTCTCGCTCACCCCGCAGCAACTGTCCGCCGAGGTGCTGAAATCGCTCCGGGCCGACGCGGCACACCAGTTCGGCGAAGCGCCCCCGGCCGCGGTGATCACCGTCCCCGCCGCGTTCCGGCTGCACCAGAACAACGCGACGAGCGAGGCGGCGGCACTGGCCGGGTTCGGTGCCTGCCCGTTGGTCCAGGAGCCGACAGCGGCCGCGTTCGCGTACGGCTTCCAGAACGAGAGCAGTCAGGCGTACTGGATGGTGTTCGACTTCGGCGGCGGCACGTTCGACGCCGCCGTGGTCAGCACGCACGAGGGCGAACTGCGCGTGCTCGACCACGCGGGCGACCCGCACCTGGGCGGCAAGCTGATCGACTGGGCGATCGTGGACCGGGTGCTGGCCCCGGTCGCGGCACGCGAATTCGGCCTCACCGGTTTCACCAGGGACGATCCGCGGTGGGTGGTGAACTTCACGCGGCTGAAGTGGGCCGCGGAGGAAGCCAAGATCTCCCTGTCCCGCACGGAGAAGGCCGAGCTCCTCGTCGACATCGACCTCGAGGACGGGCAGACGGAGTCGTTGGAGTACGCGCTGCGGCGCGACGAGCTCGACCGCGTGGCCGAGCCGTACTACAACCGCGCGATCACCTTGTGCCGTGAGGCGTTGACCACCGCCAACCTGCACCCCAGCGACATCGACCGGCTGCTGCTGGTCGGCGGGACGACGCTCGCGCCCGGCCTGCGTGAGCGGCTGGCCGACCCGGACTCCGGGCTGGGCATCGAACTGGACCACAGCCAGGACCCGTCGACGGTCGTGGCCCGCGGCGCGGCGGTGTTCGCCAGCACGGTTCCGCTGGATCGGCCCAAGGTGCGCCCCGCGGCCGGCGAGTTCGGCGTGGACCTGCGTTATCCGCGTACCACGAGCCTCACCGCCGTCACCGTCGCCGGGAAGGTCGAGGCGAGCGGGGCGCAGGACCTGACCGGCTACCACGTCCTGCTGGAGAACTCGACTGGCCGCCCGCCGTTCGTCACCGGCCGGATCAGCCTCGACGCGTCCGGCACGTTCGTCACCGAGGTGCAGGTCAACGAGCAGACGACGGCCACGTTCGAGATCCGGCTCGTCGGCCCGGACGGCCAGTCCGCGAAGATCACCCCGGACAGCATCTCGATCACGCACTGGCTCAACGAACCCGCGGGCCCGGTGCTGACCAACTCGATCGGACTGTCCCAGGCGGACAGGACCTTCGCGCCGATCCTGGCGAAGGGCGCGACGCTGCCCGCCACCGCACGGGAGATGTTCCACACCACGGTCGCGCTGCACCGGGCCGACGCGGCGGCGTGCATCCGGATCCCGATCGTGGAGGGCGAACGCGACCGCGCGGAGCGCAACATGCAGGTCGGGCTGATCGAGATCCGCCCGAAGGACGTGTCGATCGACCTGCCGAAGGGCAGTGACGTCGAAGTCACCATCGAGGTGGACGAATCCCGCCGGGTCACCGTGGTCGCCGACGTGCCGCTGGTCGACGAGCAGTTCGAAGCCGAGATCGACCTGAGCAACGTACGCCCGCCGGACGTGACCGCGTTGCAGCGCGAACTGCGTGAGGTCCAGCAACGGCTGGACCGGTTGCGTTCCCAGGTGGACCCCGGCTCGCACCGGGCGCAGAACCGCCTGGACGAGCTGGACTCGCAGCGCTCACTGAGCCTGGCCAAGACCGACGTGCGCAACGCGGCGACCGACGAGGGCAGCGCGGCGGCAGCGGACGCACGGCTGCGTGACATCCAGGCGGAGCTGGACGAGGTGGAGAACGACGTGCAGCTGCCGGGGCGGCTCGCCGAGCTCGACGGGGCGATCGCGCAGTGCCGTGAACTGGTCAGCAGGCACGGCGACACCGCGGACCGGGCGGAGCTGGCCGACATCGAACGCCGCGCCGAGCAGGTGCGGCGCGAACCGGCCACCGCCGTGGTGGACCAGCTGATGGACCGGGTGGCCGAACTGGAAACGCTGATGATGAAGCGGGACGGCACGCTGGACATCAGCATCTTCTACTGGTATCGGGCGAATCAGGACGTGCTGTCCCAGCCGGTCAAGGCACGCGCGTTGATCGCCGAGGGCGATGACGCGATCGCCGAGCGGGACTTCCGTTCCCTGCCGGGCATCAACCAGCGACTGCGCCGCCTCCTGCCCCCGGAGGTCGGCGACCCGGCGCAGGGCGGCGTCCAACGCCGGCAGGGCACGAGGCGATGA